The following are encoded in a window of Pangasianodon hypophthalmus isolate fPanHyp1 chromosome 14, fPanHyp1.pri, whole genome shotgun sequence genomic DNA:
- the tbx2b gene encoding T-box transcription factor TBX2b translates to MRDPVFSGSAMAYHPFHAHRPTDFPMSAFLAAAQPSFFPALALPPAALTKPLPEHSLAGAAEAALHPALSHHHQAAHLRSLKSLEPEEEVEDDPKVTLEAKDLWDQFHKLGTEMVITKSGRRMFPPFKVRINGLDKKAKYILLMDIVAADDCRYKFHNSRWMVAGKADPEMPKRMYIHPDSPATGEQWMAKPVAFHKLKLTNNISDKHGFTILNSMHKYQPRFHIVRANDILKLPYSTFRTYVFPETEFIAVTAYQNDKITQLKIDNNPFAKGFRDTGNGRREKRKQLTLPSLHMYEVGQCKVDREGADSDASSGEQAAARDSVHSPLGPATSPLTFTRANREDKACTDSEHEAEQQEDRCGGSSSPKAPSPFSPRCEERSRERPSPEKKEDYSDSRKQNESIFSLGNLDKDKLENKHRKDSTESSKKDVDVGGLSGSKDSFSPLMVQTESPSHFGAGHLQSLALSGLHSQQFFNPLNTGQPLLFHPGQFAMGPGAFSAMGMGHLLASVSGASGLENGSLPAQGAGSSPNPFPFPLSQHMLASQGIPMPPFGGLFPYPYTYMAAAAAAASALPASSSSSSLSRNPFLNSSRPRLRFSPYQLPVAIPQSTNLLTTGLPGGLNPSSESSKSGSRESSPVPDQHNHKAASSQRNSSPKATLKESINELQNIQRLVSGLESQREPSSPRNSPK, encoded by the exons ATGAGAGATCCAGTTTTTTCAGGCAGTGCCATGGCTTACCACCCTTTCCACGCTCACCGGCCCACCGACTTCCCCATGTCAGCGTTCCTGGCGGCCGCTCAGCCCTCCTTCTTCCCGGCTCTAGCGCTGCCGCCCGCCGCTCTCACTAAGCCGCTGCCGGAGCACAGTCTGGCCGGAGCCGCCGAGGCTGCGCTCCATCCGGCGCTCAGTCACCACCACCAGGCCGCTCATCTACGCAGCCTCAAAAGTCTCGAGCCGGAGGAAGAGGTGGAAGATGATCCAAAAGTCACACTGGAAGCGAAGGATCTATGGGACCAGTTCCACAAATTAGGAACAGAGATGGTTATTACTAAATCTGGAAG gagaATGTTTCCTCCCTTTAAGGTCCGAATAAACGGACTTGACAAAAAAGCCAAATATATTTTGTTGATGGATATCGTGGCCGCTGATGACTGCCGCTATAAGTTCCATAACTCGCGCTGGATGGTGGCGGGGAAGGCCGACCCGGAGATGCCCAAGCGCATGTACATCCACCCGGATAGTCCAGCTACAGGAGAGCAGTGGATGGCAAAACCTGTCGCTTTCCATAAGCTCAAACTGACGAACAACATTTCAGACAAGCATGGATTT ACTATACTGAATTCAATGCATAAATACCAGCCTAGGTTCCATATTGTGAGGGCCAACGATATTCTGAAGCTTCCCTACAGCACTTTCAGGACATATGTGTTTCCCGAGACGGAATTCATTGCTGTCACTGCTTATCAAAACGACAAG ATTACACAGCTGAAGATTGATAATAATCCCTTTGCAAAAGGCTTCAGAGACACAGGAAATGGAAGGAGGGAGAAAAG GAAGCAGTTAACTCTGCCCTCGTTACACATGTATGAGGTTGGTCAGTGTAAAGTGGATCGGGAAGGAGCAGACTCGGACGCATCCTCAGGCGAACAGGCTGCAGCCAGGGACTCGGTTCATTCCCCTCTCGGACCTGCGACGAGTCCTCTCACTTTCACCAGAGCCAACAGAG AGGATAAAGCTTGCACTGACAGTGAGCATGAAGCTGAGCAGCAAGAGGATCGCTGTGGAGGATCGAGCAGCCCTAAAGCACCATCTCCATTCAGCCCCAGATGTGAGGAGCGGTCGAGAGAGAGACCGAGCCCGGAGAAGAAGGAGGACTATTCGGATTCAAGAAAGCAAAACGAGTCCATATTTAGCCTAGGCAACCTCGACAAAGACAAACTGGAGAACAAGCACAGGAAAGATAGTACAGAGTCGTCTAAGAAGGACGTGGACGTTGGGGGTCTAAGCGGAAGTAAAGACAGTTTCTCGCCCCTTATGGTCCAGACAGAGAGTCCATCACATTTCGGAGCAGGGCATCTGCAGAGTCTGGCTCTCTCTGGCCTGCACAGTCAACAGTTCTTTAACCCCCTGAACACCGGACAGCCTCTGCTCTTTCACCCAGGACAGTTCGCCATGGGCCCTGGAGCATTTTCAGCTATGGGTATGGGACATCTACTGGCTTCAGTATCAGGAGCAAGCGGCTTGGAGAATGGCAGTCTTCCGGCACAGGGAGCCGGAAGTAGCCCTAATCCATTTCCCTTTCCCCTGTCTCAGCACATGCTAGCCTCTCAG GGTATCCCCATGCCTCCATTCGGTGGTCTGTTCCCCTACCCGTACACGTACATGGCTGCAGCAGCTGCCGCGGCCTCTGCGCTCCCCGCCAGcagctcttcctcctctctctcccggAACCCGTTCCTGAACAGCTCACGACCGCGGCTACGCTTCAGCCCCTATCAGCTTCCAGTGGCTATTCCTCAAAGCACAAACCTGCTCACCACCGGATTGCCAGGTGGCCTGAACCCCTCATCGGAGTCCTCGAAATCAGGCAGCAGGGAGTCTAGTCCTGTGCCCGATCAACACAACCACAAAGCCGCGTCCTCTCAGAGAAACAGCTCTCCCAAAGCCACACTGAAGGAGTCCATCAATGAACTGCAGAACATCCAGAGGCTAGTGAGCGGCCTGGAAAGCCAAAGGGAGCCATCCTCACCCAGGAACTCTCCCAAATGA